Sequence from the Sulfuricurvum sp. genome:
AGATAAGAGGCTTAACGCCTCTTAATTCTCTTCAAAAAAATCGGTGATGTTGCATTCAAGAATATAAGCCAGTTGATAGAGATGTTTGATGTTGAAGTGCTGTTTACCAAGATAGAGTTCGCTTTGTGAAATCAATCCGGGTGATTTTAGATTC
This genomic interval carries:
- a CDS encoding helix-turn-helix transcriptional regulator, with translation MKTVDDINETDIDNLHIRIGMNVKKYRELRGITQLQLSLAMNLKSPGLISQSELYLGKQHFNIKHLYQLAYILECNITDFFEEN